In the genome of Conger conger chromosome 8, fConCon1.1, whole genome shotgun sequence, one region contains:
- the LOC133135064 gene encoding zinc-binding protein A33-like translates to METEDTSFLKDPELLSGALIDVAKHLGNLTFRVWEKMLGMVQYTPVMVDPNTACAYLSLSDDLTTVRHTDTAQKCPDNPERFNRIVNVLGSEGFTSGKHSWEVKVGNKREWNVGVAKESINRKGDITYSPGRGFWVIRLRDGDKYRAAGVTDLTLKRKPQSIRVQLDYDRGEVSFFNSSDRSLIYTFKHTFTERVFPFFSPCVRDGGRNDEPLKICPVKVSVTVTSSQ, encoded by the exons ATGGAGACCGAAGACACCTCCTTTTTAAAG gacccagagctgctctcaggggcgCTGATAGacgtggccaaacacctgggcaacctgacgttcagagtctgggagaagatgctggggatggtgcagtaca ctcctgtgatggtggaccccaacactgcatgtgcctatctctctctctctgatgatctgaccactgtaagacacacagatacagcgcAGAAAtgtcctgacaacccagagagATTTAACCGCATTGTAAAtgtgctgggatctgaggggtttacctcagggaaacacagctgggaggtgaaggTTGGGAATAAACGTGAGTGGAATGTAGGAGTGGCGAAAGAGTCCATCAACAGGAAGGGAGATATAACATACAGCCCAGGGAGAGGATTCTGGGTCATAAGGCTGAGGGATGGTGATAAGTACAGAGCAGCAGGAGTTACTGACCTCACACTGAAgaggaaaccccagagcatcagggtgcagctggactatgacaggggggaggtgtccttcttCAACTCCAGTGACAGGTCActcatttacacttttaaacacacatttactgagagGGTGTTCCCATTCTTCTCTCCCTGTGTGAGAGATGGTGGTAGGAATGATGAGCCCCTGAAAATCTGCCCAGTGAAAGTCTCAGTAACAGTGACATCATCCCagtga